The following proteins are encoded in a genomic region of Dyadobacter sp. UC 10:
- a CDS encoding dienelactone hydrolase family protein: MSQIRKEDIKQEVFDLYDDYAHDRIDRRNFMQSLSAYAVGGITVASLMSFLMPDYKGFVQIPANDPRLKSDYITYDSPKGGKSIKALLSKPEGATGKLGGIIVVHENRGLNPHIEDVARRAALAGFVSLAPDALTPLGGYPGNDDQGREMQSKRDRNEMSEDFIAAYDYLKNHKDCNGKVGVVGFCFGGGIANMMAVRIPELSASVPFYGGQPAPEDVPKIKAPLLLHYASLDTRVNEGWPAYEKALKENKKEYTAHMYPDVNHGFHNDTTPRYDKAAAELAWKRTVDFFKEKLA, encoded by the coding sequence ATGAGCCAGATCAGAAAAGAAGATATCAAACAGGAGGTTTTTGATCTTTACGACGACTATGCGCACGACCGGATCGACAGAAGAAATTTTATGCAAAGTCTGTCTGCCTACGCGGTTGGCGGGATTACCGTAGCATCGTTGATGAGCTTTTTAATGCCTGACTACAAAGGCTTTGTACAAATACCAGCGAATGATCCCCGGTTAAAATCAGATTATATTACTTACGATTCCCCCAAAGGCGGTAAGAGTATCAAGGCACTTTTGTCGAAACCGGAAGGTGCTACCGGTAAACTGGGCGGGATCATTGTTGTCCATGAAAACCGGGGCCTGAACCCGCACATTGAAGACGTTGCACGGAGAGCTGCGCTGGCAGGGTTCGTTTCCCTCGCACCCGACGCACTGACGCCGCTGGGTGGGTATCCGGGAAATGATGATCAGGGCAGGGAAATGCAGAGCAAGCGCGACAGAAATGAGATGTCGGAAGACTTTATTGCTGCCTACGATTACCTCAAAAATCACAAAGACTGTAATGGAAAAGTAGGCGTGGTCGGCTTTTGCTTTGGCGGCGGAATCGCCAATATGATGGCCGTCCGCATTCCTGAACTTTCTGCTTCTGTACCTTTTTATGGCGGTCAGCCTGCGCCCGAGGATGTTCCGAAGATAAAAGCGCCGCTGCTTTTGCACTATGCTTCACTGGATACGCGCGTCAACGAAGGCTGGCCTGCATACGAGAAGGCATTGAAGGAAAATAAAAAAGAATATACAGCCCATATGTATCCTGATGTAAATCACGGTTTTCACAACGATACCACGCCCCGCTACGACAAGGCTGCCGCGGAGCTCGCCTGGAAACGCACAGTCGATTTTTTCAAAGAAAAGCTGGCATAA